Proteins co-encoded in one Astatotilapia calliptera chromosome 18, fAstCal1.2, whole genome shotgun sequence genomic window:
- the fubp1 gene encoding far upstream element-binding protein 1 isoform X7, with protein sequence MADYSNVAPPSSNAGGGMNDAFKDALQRARQIAAKIGGDGVAAPPTNEFGYGGQKRPLEDAGGYFPMPNLNIDQPETKKVATNDAFSGIGGMAGPPRSTSEEFKVPDGMVGFIIGRGGEQISRLQQESGCKIQIAPDSGGMPDRSVTLTGLPESIQTAKRLLTEIVEKGRPAPAFHHNDGPGMTVQEIMVPASKAGLVIGKGGETIKSLQERAGVKMVMIQDGPQNTGADKPLRISGEPFKVQQAKEMVMELIRDQGFREQRSEYGSRIGGDSLDVPVPRFAVGIVIGRNGEMIKKIQNDTGVRIQFKPDDGTTPDRIAQIMGPPDQAQHAAEIISDLLRSVQAGGPPGHGGGRGRGRGQGNWNMGPPGGLQEFTFTVPTMKTGLIIGKGGETIKGISQQSGARIELQRNPPPNADPNIKMFTVRGSPQQIDYARQLVEEKIGGPVTPMGGPHGPPGPHGGPGPHGPPGPPGPPGAPMGPYNPGPYNQGPPGPHGPPAPYQPQGWGNGYPHWQQGQPDPNKAAADANAAAWAAYYAQYGQQPQAPMTPTSGAPGTSQANGQGDPQAAGQSGQADYTKAWEEYYKKMGQQSQQPQDYTKAWEEYYKKQGQAAPQATAAAAASQPGGQPDYSAAWAEYYRQQAAYYGTANPQPMGAAPQAPQCHPRPCTLGSAAITQCWRMLQA encoded by the exons ATGGCAGACTACAGCAACGTGGCTCCCCCGTCCTCAAACGCCGGTGGCGGCATGAACGACGCTTTTAAAGACGCTCTGCAACGAGCACGACAG ATCGCAGCAAAGATTGGCGGGGACGGAGTTGCGGCACCCCCGACAAACGAGTTCGGCTACGGGGGCCAGAAAAGGCCCCTGGAGGACGCTGGTGGGTATTTTCCCATGCCTAACCTGAATATCG ACCAACCAGAGACAAAGAAAGTGGCTACAAATGATG CCTTTTCAGGTATTGGAGGAATGGCTGGTCCCCCAAG GTCAACATCAGAAGAATTCAAGGTCCCAGATGGCATGGTTGGCTTCA TTATTGGAAGAGGAGGTGAACAAATATCACGTCTCCAGCAGGAGTCTGGGTGCAAAATACAGATTGCCCCTG ACAGCGGAGGGATGCCAGATCGGTCGGTGACATTAACAGGATTACCAGAATCAATCCA GACGGCAAAGAGGCTACTAACAGAAATCGTTGAGAAGGGGCGTCCGGCCCCAGCGTTCCACCACAACGACGGCCCAGGAATGACTGTTCAGGAGATTATGGTACCTGCTTCTAAAGCCGGACTTGTCATTGGCAAGGGAGGAGAAACCATCAAAAGCCTTCAG GAACGAGCTGGAGTGAAAATGGTCATGATCCAAGATGGGCCCCAAAACACAGGCGCAGACAAACCACTACGCATTTCAGGAGAACCTTTTAAAGTTCAG CAAGCCAAAGAgatggtgatggagctgattAGAGATCAGGGCTTCAGGGAGCAGAGGAGCGAGTACGGTTCAAGGATTGGAGGAGACAGCTTAGAT GTTCCTGTCCCACGTTTTGCAGTAGGAATTGTTATCGGGAGAAATGGAGAAATGATCAAGAAAATTCAGAATGACACAGGCGTCAGGATTCAGTTCAAACCAG ATGATGGCACCACACCAGACAGGATAGCGCAGATCATGGGTCCCCCTGACCAGGCTCAGCACGCGGCAGAAATCATTTCCGACCTGTTGCGGAGCGTCCAGGCGGGAGGACCTCCAGGGCATGGAGGTGGCAGGGGACGCGGTCGCGGTCAGGGCAACTGGAACATGGGCCCCCCTGGTGGCCTCCAAGAGTTTACCTTTACGGTCCCGACCATGAAGACTGGTCTGATCATTGGGAAAG GTGGTGAGACAATCAAGGGCATCAGCCAGCAGTCGGGAGCCAGAATCGAGCTCCAGAGGAATCCTCCGCCCAACGCTGACCCCAACATTAAGATGTTTACAGTCAGAGGGTCTCCTCAGCAGATCGACTACGCCCGGCAACTAGTGGAGGAGAAAATTGGG GGACCTGTCACTCCCATGGGTGGCCCACATGGCCCTCCTGGCCCACATGGAGGACCAGGTCCACATGGTCCTCCAGGACCACCCGGACCCCCTGGTGCTCCCATGGGTCCATACAATCCTGGACCATACAATCAGGGCCCACCCGGACCACA TGGTCCTCCTGCTCCATATCAGCCTCAGGGATGGGGCAACGGCTACCCACATTGGCAGCAGGGCCAGCCTGATCCAA ATAAAGCAGCAGCGGATGCCAACGCAGCAGCGTGGGCAGCGTACTACGCTCAATACGGCCAGCAGCCGCAGGCTCCCATGACCCCGACCAGCGGAGCGCCCGGCACCAGTCAAGCCAACGGCCAAG GTGACCCACAGGCTGCAGGTCAGAGTGGACAGGCAGATTACACCAAGGCCTGGGAGGAATATTACAAGAAAATGG GTCAACAGAGTCAGCAACCTCAGGACTACACGAAAGCCTGGGAGGAGTATTATAAGAAACAAG GTCAAGCGGCCCCTCAGGCCACAGCGGCAGCGGCTGCCTCTCAACCTGGAGGCCAGCCGGACTACAGCGCGGCCTGGGCGGAGTACTACCGGCAGCAGGCCGCTTATTACGGCACGGCCAACCCACAGCCGATGGGCGCGGCGCCACAAGCTCCCCAG TGTCATCCCAGACCTTGCACCTTAGGTTCTGCTGCAATAACACAG TGTTGGAGGATGCTGCAGGCTTAG
- the fubp1 gene encoding far upstream element-binding protein 1 isoform X6 encodes MADYSNVAPPSSNAGGGMNDAFKDALQRARQIAAKIGGDGVAAPPTNEFGYGGQKRPLEDAGGYFPMPNLNIDQPETKKVATNDAFSGIGGMAGPPRSTSEEFKVPDGMVGFIIGRGGEQISRLQQESGCKIQIAPDSGGMPDRSVTLTGLPESIQTAKRLLTEIVEKGRPAPAFHHNDGPGMTVQEIMVPASKAGLVIGKGGETIKSLQERAGVKMVMIQDGPQNTGADKPLRISGEPFKVQQAKEMVMELIRDQGFREQRSEYGSRIGGDSLDVPVPRFAVGIVIGRNGEMIKKIQNDTGVRIQFKPDDGTTPDRIAQIMGPPDQAQHAAEIISDLLRSVQAGGPPGHGGGRGRGRGQGNWNMGPPGGLQEFTFTVPTMKTGLIIGKGGETIKGISQQSGARIELQRNPPPNADPNIKMFTVRGSPQQIDYARQLVEEKIGGPVTPMGGPHGPPGPHGGPGPHGPPGPPGPPGAPMGPYNPGPYNQGPPGPHGPPAPYQPQGWGNGYPHWQQGQPDPNKAAADANAAAWAAYYAQYGQQPQAPMTPTSGAPGTSQANGQGQQSQQPQDYTKAWEEYYKKQGQAAPQATAAAAASQPGGQPDYSAAWAEYYRQQAAYYGTANPQPMGAAPQAPQVHPPR; translated from the exons ATGGCAGACTACAGCAACGTGGCTCCCCCGTCCTCAAACGCCGGTGGCGGCATGAACGACGCTTTTAAAGACGCTCTGCAACGAGCACGACAG ATCGCAGCAAAGATTGGCGGGGACGGAGTTGCGGCACCCCCGACAAACGAGTTCGGCTACGGGGGCCAGAAAAGGCCCCTGGAGGACGCTGGTGGGTATTTTCCCATGCCTAACCTGAATATCG ACCAACCAGAGACAAAGAAAGTGGCTACAAATGATG CCTTTTCAGGTATTGGAGGAATGGCTGGTCCCCCAAG GTCAACATCAGAAGAATTCAAGGTCCCAGATGGCATGGTTGGCTTCA TTATTGGAAGAGGAGGTGAACAAATATCACGTCTCCAGCAGGAGTCTGGGTGCAAAATACAGATTGCCCCTG ACAGCGGAGGGATGCCAGATCGGTCGGTGACATTAACAGGATTACCAGAATCAATCCA GACGGCAAAGAGGCTACTAACAGAAATCGTTGAGAAGGGGCGTCCGGCCCCAGCGTTCCACCACAACGACGGCCCAGGAATGACTGTTCAGGAGATTATGGTACCTGCTTCTAAAGCCGGACTTGTCATTGGCAAGGGAGGAGAAACCATCAAAAGCCTTCAG GAACGAGCTGGAGTGAAAATGGTCATGATCCAAGATGGGCCCCAAAACACAGGCGCAGACAAACCACTACGCATTTCAGGAGAACCTTTTAAAGTTCAG CAAGCCAAAGAgatggtgatggagctgattAGAGATCAGGGCTTCAGGGAGCAGAGGAGCGAGTACGGTTCAAGGATTGGAGGAGACAGCTTAGAT GTTCCTGTCCCACGTTTTGCAGTAGGAATTGTTATCGGGAGAAATGGAGAAATGATCAAGAAAATTCAGAATGACACAGGCGTCAGGATTCAGTTCAAACCAG ATGATGGCACCACACCAGACAGGATAGCGCAGATCATGGGTCCCCCTGACCAGGCTCAGCACGCGGCAGAAATCATTTCCGACCTGTTGCGGAGCGTCCAGGCGGGAGGACCTCCAGGGCATGGAGGTGGCAGGGGACGCGGTCGCGGTCAGGGCAACTGGAACATGGGCCCCCCTGGTGGCCTCCAAGAGTTTACCTTTACGGTCCCGACCATGAAGACTGGTCTGATCATTGGGAAAG GTGGTGAGACAATCAAGGGCATCAGCCAGCAGTCGGGAGCCAGAATCGAGCTCCAGAGGAATCCTCCGCCCAACGCTGACCCCAACATTAAGATGTTTACAGTCAGAGGGTCTCCTCAGCAGATCGACTACGCCCGGCAACTAGTGGAGGAGAAAATTGGG GGACCTGTCACTCCCATGGGTGGCCCACATGGCCCTCCTGGCCCACATGGAGGACCAGGTCCACATGGTCCTCCAGGACCACCCGGACCCCCTGGTGCTCCCATGGGTCCATACAATCCTGGACCATACAATCAGGGCCCACCCGGACCACA TGGTCCTCCTGCTCCATATCAGCCTCAGGGATGGGGCAACGGCTACCCACATTGGCAGCAGGGCCAGCCTGATCCAA ATAAAGCAGCAGCGGATGCCAACGCAGCAGCGTGGGCAGCGTACTACGCTCAATACGGCCAGCAGCCGCAGGCTCCCATGACCCCGACCAGCGGAGCGCCCGGCACCAGTCAAGCCAACGGCCAAG GTCAACAGAGTCAGCAACCTCAGGACTACACGAAAGCCTGGGAGGAGTATTATAAGAAACAAG GTCAAGCGGCCCCTCAGGCCACAGCGGCAGCGGCTGCCTCTCAACCTGGAGGCCAGCCGGACTACAGCGCGGCCTGGGCGGAGTACTACCGGCAGCAGGCCGCTTATTACGGCACGGCCAACCCACAGCCGATGGGCGCGGCGCCACAAGCTCCCCAGGTACACCCGCCCCGATAA
- the fubp1 gene encoding far upstream element-binding protein 1 isoform X8, whose translation MADYSNVAPPSSNAGGGMNDAFKDALQRARQIAAKIGGDGVAAPPTNEFGYGGQKRPLEDADQPETKKVATNDAFSGIGGMAGPPRSTSEEFKVPDGMVGFIIGRGGEQISRLQQESGCKIQIAPDSGGMPDRSVTLTGLPESIQTAKRLLTEIVEKGRPAPAFHHNDGPGMTVQEIMVPASKAGLVIGKGGETIKSLQERAGVKMVMIQDGPQNTGADKPLRISGEPFKVQQAKEMVMELIRDQGFREQRSEYGSRIGGDSLDVPVPRFAVGIVIGRNGEMIKKIQNDTGVRIQFKPDDGTTPDRIAQIMGPPDQAQHAAEIISDLLRSVQAGGPPGHGGGRGRGRGQGNWNMGPPGGLQEFTFTVPTMKTGLIIGKGGETIKGISQQSGARIELQRNPPPNADPNIKMFTVRGSPQQIDYARQLVEEKIGGPVTPMGGPHGPPGPHGGPGPHGPPGPPGPPGAPMGPYNPGPYNQGPPGPHGPPAPYQPQGWGNGYPHWQQGQPDPNKAAADANAAAWAAYYAQYGQQPQAPMTPTSGAPGTSQANGQGQQSQQPQDYTKAWEEYYKKQGQAAPQATAAAAASQPGGQPDYSAAWAEYYRQQAAYYGTANPQPMGAAPQAPQVHPPR comes from the exons ATGGCAGACTACAGCAACGTGGCTCCCCCGTCCTCAAACGCCGGTGGCGGCATGAACGACGCTTTTAAAGACGCTCTGCAACGAGCACGACAG ATCGCAGCAAAGATTGGCGGGGACGGAGTTGCGGCACCCCCGACAAACGAGTTCGGCTACGGGGGCCAGAAAAGGCCCCTGGAGGACGCTG ACCAACCAGAGACAAAGAAAGTGGCTACAAATGATG CCTTTTCAGGTATTGGAGGAATGGCTGGTCCCCCAAG GTCAACATCAGAAGAATTCAAGGTCCCAGATGGCATGGTTGGCTTCA TTATTGGAAGAGGAGGTGAACAAATATCACGTCTCCAGCAGGAGTCTGGGTGCAAAATACAGATTGCCCCTG ACAGCGGAGGGATGCCAGATCGGTCGGTGACATTAACAGGATTACCAGAATCAATCCA GACGGCAAAGAGGCTACTAACAGAAATCGTTGAGAAGGGGCGTCCGGCCCCAGCGTTCCACCACAACGACGGCCCAGGAATGACTGTTCAGGAGATTATGGTACCTGCTTCTAAAGCCGGACTTGTCATTGGCAAGGGAGGAGAAACCATCAAAAGCCTTCAG GAACGAGCTGGAGTGAAAATGGTCATGATCCAAGATGGGCCCCAAAACACAGGCGCAGACAAACCACTACGCATTTCAGGAGAACCTTTTAAAGTTCAG CAAGCCAAAGAgatggtgatggagctgattAGAGATCAGGGCTTCAGGGAGCAGAGGAGCGAGTACGGTTCAAGGATTGGAGGAGACAGCTTAGAT GTTCCTGTCCCACGTTTTGCAGTAGGAATTGTTATCGGGAGAAATGGAGAAATGATCAAGAAAATTCAGAATGACACAGGCGTCAGGATTCAGTTCAAACCAG ATGATGGCACCACACCAGACAGGATAGCGCAGATCATGGGTCCCCCTGACCAGGCTCAGCACGCGGCAGAAATCATTTCCGACCTGTTGCGGAGCGTCCAGGCGGGAGGACCTCCAGGGCATGGAGGTGGCAGGGGACGCGGTCGCGGTCAGGGCAACTGGAACATGGGCCCCCCTGGTGGCCTCCAAGAGTTTACCTTTACGGTCCCGACCATGAAGACTGGTCTGATCATTGGGAAAG GTGGTGAGACAATCAAGGGCATCAGCCAGCAGTCGGGAGCCAGAATCGAGCTCCAGAGGAATCCTCCGCCCAACGCTGACCCCAACATTAAGATGTTTACAGTCAGAGGGTCTCCTCAGCAGATCGACTACGCCCGGCAACTAGTGGAGGAGAAAATTGGG GGACCTGTCACTCCCATGGGTGGCCCACATGGCCCTCCTGGCCCACATGGAGGACCAGGTCCACATGGTCCTCCAGGACCACCCGGACCCCCTGGTGCTCCCATGGGTCCATACAATCCTGGACCATACAATCAGGGCCCACCCGGACCACA TGGTCCTCCTGCTCCATATCAGCCTCAGGGATGGGGCAACGGCTACCCACATTGGCAGCAGGGCCAGCCTGATCCAA ATAAAGCAGCAGCGGATGCCAACGCAGCAGCGTGGGCAGCGTACTACGCTCAATACGGCCAGCAGCCGCAGGCTCCCATGACCCCGACCAGCGGAGCGCCCGGCACCAGTCAAGCCAACGGCCAAG GTCAACAGAGTCAGCAACCTCAGGACTACACGAAAGCCTGGGAGGAGTATTATAAGAAACAAG GTCAAGCGGCCCCTCAGGCCACAGCGGCAGCGGCTGCCTCTCAACCTGGAGGCCAGCCGGACTACAGCGCGGCCTGGGCGGAGTACTACCGGCAGCAGGCCGCTTATTACGGCACGGCCAACCCACAGCCGATGGGCGCGGCGCCACAAGCTCCCCAGGTACACCCGCCCCGATAA
- the fubp1 gene encoding far upstream element-binding protein 1 isoform X1, with translation MADYSNVAPPSSNAGGGMNDAFKDALQRARQIAAKIGGDGVAAPPTNEFGYGGQKRPLEDAGGYFPMPNLNIDQPETKKVATNDAFSGIGGMAGPPRSTSEEFKVPDGMVGFIIGRGGEQISRLQQESGCKIQIAPDSGGMPDRSVTLTGLPESIQTAKRLLTEIVEKGRPAPAFHHNDGPGMTVQEIMVPASKAGLVIGKGGETIKSLQERAGVKMVMIQDGPQNTGADKPLRISGEPFKVQQAKEMVMELIRDQGFREQRSEYGSRIGGDSLDVPVPRFAVGIVIGRNGEMIKKIQNDTGVRIQFKPDDGTTPDRIAQIMGPPDQAQHAAEIISDLLRSVQAGGPPGHGGGRGRGRGQGNWNMGPPGGLQEFTFTVPTMKTGLIIGKGGETIKGISQQSGARIELQRNPPPNADPNIKMFTVRGSPQQIDYARQLVEEKIGGPVTPMGGPHGPPGPHGGPGPHGPPGPPGPPGAPMGPYNPGPYNQGPPGPHGPPAPYQPQGWGNGYPHWQQGQPDPNKAAADANAAAWAAYYAQYGQQPQAPMTPTSGAPGTSQANGQGDPQAAGQSGQADYTKAWEEYYKKMGQQSQQPQDYTKAWEEYYKKQGGQAAPQATAAAAASQPGGQPDYSAAWAEYYRQQAAYYGTANPQPMGAAPQAPQVHPPR, from the exons ATGGCAGACTACAGCAACGTGGCTCCCCCGTCCTCAAACGCCGGTGGCGGCATGAACGACGCTTTTAAAGACGCTCTGCAACGAGCACGACAG ATCGCAGCAAAGATTGGCGGGGACGGAGTTGCGGCACCCCCGACAAACGAGTTCGGCTACGGGGGCCAGAAAAGGCCCCTGGAGGACGCTGGTGGGTATTTTCCCATGCCTAACCTGAATATCG ACCAACCAGAGACAAAGAAAGTGGCTACAAATGATG CCTTTTCAGGTATTGGAGGAATGGCTGGTCCCCCAAG GTCAACATCAGAAGAATTCAAGGTCCCAGATGGCATGGTTGGCTTCA TTATTGGAAGAGGAGGTGAACAAATATCACGTCTCCAGCAGGAGTCTGGGTGCAAAATACAGATTGCCCCTG ACAGCGGAGGGATGCCAGATCGGTCGGTGACATTAACAGGATTACCAGAATCAATCCA GACGGCAAAGAGGCTACTAACAGAAATCGTTGAGAAGGGGCGTCCGGCCCCAGCGTTCCACCACAACGACGGCCCAGGAATGACTGTTCAGGAGATTATGGTACCTGCTTCTAAAGCCGGACTTGTCATTGGCAAGGGAGGAGAAACCATCAAAAGCCTTCAG GAACGAGCTGGAGTGAAAATGGTCATGATCCAAGATGGGCCCCAAAACACAGGCGCAGACAAACCACTACGCATTTCAGGAGAACCTTTTAAAGTTCAG CAAGCCAAAGAgatggtgatggagctgattAGAGATCAGGGCTTCAGGGAGCAGAGGAGCGAGTACGGTTCAAGGATTGGAGGAGACAGCTTAGAT GTTCCTGTCCCACGTTTTGCAGTAGGAATTGTTATCGGGAGAAATGGAGAAATGATCAAGAAAATTCAGAATGACACAGGCGTCAGGATTCAGTTCAAACCAG ATGATGGCACCACACCAGACAGGATAGCGCAGATCATGGGTCCCCCTGACCAGGCTCAGCACGCGGCAGAAATCATTTCCGACCTGTTGCGGAGCGTCCAGGCGGGAGGACCTCCAGGGCATGGAGGTGGCAGGGGACGCGGTCGCGGTCAGGGCAACTGGAACATGGGCCCCCCTGGTGGCCTCCAAGAGTTTACCTTTACGGTCCCGACCATGAAGACTGGTCTGATCATTGGGAAAG GTGGTGAGACAATCAAGGGCATCAGCCAGCAGTCGGGAGCCAGAATCGAGCTCCAGAGGAATCCTCCGCCCAACGCTGACCCCAACATTAAGATGTTTACAGTCAGAGGGTCTCCTCAGCAGATCGACTACGCCCGGCAACTAGTGGAGGAGAAAATTGGG GGACCTGTCACTCCCATGGGTGGCCCACATGGCCCTCCTGGCCCACATGGAGGACCAGGTCCACATGGTCCTCCAGGACCACCCGGACCCCCTGGTGCTCCCATGGGTCCATACAATCCTGGACCATACAATCAGGGCCCACCCGGACCACA TGGTCCTCCTGCTCCATATCAGCCTCAGGGATGGGGCAACGGCTACCCACATTGGCAGCAGGGCCAGCCTGATCCAA ATAAAGCAGCAGCGGATGCCAACGCAGCAGCGTGGGCAGCGTACTACGCTCAATACGGCCAGCAGCCGCAGGCTCCCATGACCCCGACCAGCGGAGCGCCCGGCACCAGTCAAGCCAACGGCCAAG GTGACCCACAGGCTGCAGGTCAGAGTGGACAGGCAGATTACACCAAGGCCTGGGAGGAATATTACAAGAAAATGG GTCAACAGAGTCAGCAACCTCAGGACTACACGAAAGCCTGGGAGGAGTATTATAAGAAACAAG GAGGTCAAGCGGCCCCTCAGGCCACAGCGGCAGCGGCTGCCTCTCAACCTGGAGGCCAGCCGGACTACAGCGCGGCCTGGGCGGAGTACTACCGGCAGCAGGCCGCTTATTACGGCACGGCCAACCCACAGCCGATGGGCGCGGCGCCACAAGCTCCCCAGGTACACCCGCCCCGATAA
- the fubp1 gene encoding far upstream element-binding protein 1 isoform X3, whose protein sequence is MADYSNVAPPSSNAGGGMNDAFKDALQRARQIAAKIGGDGVAAPPTNEFGYGGQKRPLEDAGGYFPMPNLNIDQPETKKVATNDAFSGIGGMAGPPRSTSEEFKVPDGMVGFIIGRGGEQISRLQQESGCKIQIAPDSGGMPDRSVTLTGLPESIQTAKRLLTEIVEKGRPAPAFHHNDGPGMTVQEIMVPASKAGLVIGKGGETIKSLQERAGVKMVMIQDGPQNTGADKPLRISGEPFKVQQAKEMVMELIRDQGFREQRSEYGSRIGGDSLDVPVPRFAVGIVIGRNGEMIKKIQNDTGVRIQFKPDDGTTPDRIAQIMGPPDQAQHAAEIISDLLRSVQAGGPPGHGGGRGRGRGQGNWNMGPPGGLQEFTFTVPTMKTGLIIGKGGETIKGISQQSGARIELQRNPPPNADPNIKMFTVRGSPQQIDYARQLVEEKIGGPVTPMGGPHGPPGPHGGPGPHGPPGPPGPPGAPMGPYNPGPYNQGPPGPHGPPAPYQPQGWGNGYPHWQQGQPDPNKAAADANAAAWAAYYAQYGQQPQAPMTPTSGAPGTSQANGQGDPQAAGQSGQADYTKAWEEYYKKMGQQSQQPQDYTKAWEEYYKKQGGQAAPQATAAAAASQPGGQPDYSAAWAEYYRQQAAYYGTANPQPMGAAPQAPQGQ, encoded by the exons ATGGCAGACTACAGCAACGTGGCTCCCCCGTCCTCAAACGCCGGTGGCGGCATGAACGACGCTTTTAAAGACGCTCTGCAACGAGCACGACAG ATCGCAGCAAAGATTGGCGGGGACGGAGTTGCGGCACCCCCGACAAACGAGTTCGGCTACGGGGGCCAGAAAAGGCCCCTGGAGGACGCTGGTGGGTATTTTCCCATGCCTAACCTGAATATCG ACCAACCAGAGACAAAGAAAGTGGCTACAAATGATG CCTTTTCAGGTATTGGAGGAATGGCTGGTCCCCCAAG GTCAACATCAGAAGAATTCAAGGTCCCAGATGGCATGGTTGGCTTCA TTATTGGAAGAGGAGGTGAACAAATATCACGTCTCCAGCAGGAGTCTGGGTGCAAAATACAGATTGCCCCTG ACAGCGGAGGGATGCCAGATCGGTCGGTGACATTAACAGGATTACCAGAATCAATCCA GACGGCAAAGAGGCTACTAACAGAAATCGTTGAGAAGGGGCGTCCGGCCCCAGCGTTCCACCACAACGACGGCCCAGGAATGACTGTTCAGGAGATTATGGTACCTGCTTCTAAAGCCGGACTTGTCATTGGCAAGGGAGGAGAAACCATCAAAAGCCTTCAG GAACGAGCTGGAGTGAAAATGGTCATGATCCAAGATGGGCCCCAAAACACAGGCGCAGACAAACCACTACGCATTTCAGGAGAACCTTTTAAAGTTCAG CAAGCCAAAGAgatggtgatggagctgattAGAGATCAGGGCTTCAGGGAGCAGAGGAGCGAGTACGGTTCAAGGATTGGAGGAGACAGCTTAGAT GTTCCTGTCCCACGTTTTGCAGTAGGAATTGTTATCGGGAGAAATGGAGAAATGATCAAGAAAATTCAGAATGACACAGGCGTCAGGATTCAGTTCAAACCAG ATGATGGCACCACACCAGACAGGATAGCGCAGATCATGGGTCCCCCTGACCAGGCTCAGCACGCGGCAGAAATCATTTCCGACCTGTTGCGGAGCGTCCAGGCGGGAGGACCTCCAGGGCATGGAGGTGGCAGGGGACGCGGTCGCGGTCAGGGCAACTGGAACATGGGCCCCCCTGGTGGCCTCCAAGAGTTTACCTTTACGGTCCCGACCATGAAGACTGGTCTGATCATTGGGAAAG GTGGTGAGACAATCAAGGGCATCAGCCAGCAGTCGGGAGCCAGAATCGAGCTCCAGAGGAATCCTCCGCCCAACGCTGACCCCAACATTAAGATGTTTACAGTCAGAGGGTCTCCTCAGCAGATCGACTACGCCCGGCAACTAGTGGAGGAGAAAATTGGG GGACCTGTCACTCCCATGGGTGGCCCACATGGCCCTCCTGGCCCACATGGAGGACCAGGTCCACATGGTCCTCCAGGACCACCCGGACCCCCTGGTGCTCCCATGGGTCCATACAATCCTGGACCATACAATCAGGGCCCACCCGGACCACA TGGTCCTCCTGCTCCATATCAGCCTCAGGGATGGGGCAACGGCTACCCACATTGGCAGCAGGGCCAGCCTGATCCAA ATAAAGCAGCAGCGGATGCCAACGCAGCAGCGTGGGCAGCGTACTACGCTCAATACGGCCAGCAGCCGCAGGCTCCCATGACCCCGACCAGCGGAGCGCCCGGCACCAGTCAAGCCAACGGCCAAG GTGACCCACAGGCTGCAGGTCAGAGTGGACAGGCAGATTACACCAAGGCCTGGGAGGAATATTACAAGAAAATGG GTCAACAGAGTCAGCAACCTCAGGACTACACGAAAGCCTGGGAGGAGTATTATAAGAAACAAG GAGGTCAAGCGGCCCCTCAGGCCACAGCGGCAGCGGCTGCCTCTCAACCTGGAGGCCAGCCGGACTACAGCGCGGCCTGGGCGGAGTACTACCGGCAGCAGGCCGCTTATTACGGCACGGCCAACCCACAGCCGATGGGCGCGGCGCCACAAGCTCCCCAG GGCCAGTAA